AGAAGGCTTCGGCGCGCTGACCACCGGCGGCCGCGGCGGCAAGGTGTATCGCGTGACGAATTTGCAGGATGCCGGTCCGGGCTCGTTCCGTGACGCCGTCAGCAAACCACATCGCACGGTCGTCTTCGACGTGGGGGGCGTCATTCGCCTTCAGTCCAATGTGGCGGTCGCCAGCGATGTCACGCTGGCCGGCCAGTCCGCGCCGGGCGAGGGCATCGCCCTTTACGGGCGCTCCGTGTCGTTCAGCGGTGCGAGCAACGTGGTGGTTCGCTACCTGCGCTTTCGTGAGGGCATCGGCGGTGACCGGGGGAAGTGTGCGGTGAACATCGCCGGCGGCAGCCAGCTCATTTTTGACCATTGCTCGATTCAATGGGGCCGCTGGGATTGTCTCGGGGTGACGCGCGGCAGCCACGACATCACCTTCCAGCACTGCCTGATTGGCGAAGGGCTCGACCCGCAGCGCTTTGGCGCGCTCGTGGATTCCGTCACCAACGTGACGTTCAGCCACAACCTCTGGATCAACAACCACAGCCGCAATCCCAAGGCGAAGGGGCGCATCCAATATCTCAACAACGTGGTTTACAACTGGGGCGTCACCGGTCTGGTGGGCGGTCACTCGGCGGCGCCGCATCAACTTGACGTGGTGGGCAATTATTTCATCAAGGGGCCGTCCTCGAATGACCGTTTCGTCGGCCAGTTTGCCGCGACGGACCACGTGTTTCAGGAGGGCAACGTGGCCGACCTGGATTGCGACGGCACATTGAACGGCCGGGCGGTGGTGGCGGCGGACTTCGGCGCCGGCGAGCACCAGCCGACCTTTGTTCCGCGGTCTTCCATGCAACCGCCAGTTCCGGTGACCCTGCAACCCGCGGCGGCGGCTTGTTCGAATGTGCTGGCCACGGCCGGCGCGTCGCTGCGGCGCGACGCGGTGGACCGGCGCTTGATTGATGAAGTGGCTTCGCTCGGGGCGCGCGGAAAAATCATTCGCAGCGAGATGGAAGTCGGCGGCCTCGGCGAACTCGCGGGCGGTGCCGCTCCGCTGAGCACGGCGGCTGACGGAATTCCCGACGCGTGGAAGGTGGCTCATGGACTTGATCCCCGGGCGGCGAGCGTTGCCAACGGCGATTTCAACGGCGACGGTTACCCGAATGTGGAGAAGTATTTAAACTCGCTGGTGGAGCAGAATGGCAGCCGTTAGCGGCGTCCCGGGAGGCTGCCGACGGCGAACAGCGCGCCGGCGGCCATGACGGTGGCCGGGGCCCATTCGTTGTGCCGCAGCAACACGCCGGCAAAACGCAGCGAGAGCGCACACCAGACCCACAGTGGCATTGAGTTGGCCGGACGTGTTTGAGGAAACTTGTCGATGAGCAGCGGTGTCATCAGTGTTTGAATGAGGAGGCTGATGATGCTCCAGCCGGCCAGCAAAAAAATCCATGCGCCGGGGGAATGGCCATCCGTCGCGCCAGTAGTGGCGAAACCAAAGCCAAACAACGTCGTGAGCAGCGTGGCCAGGGCAATGACCCGGTAGCCATGGTGTGAATGCGCGCGGTGCGAATGCAGCAGGGCGCGCGCGGCGTCGCGTGCGTTGAGGGCGGCGACGGTCCAGATGATGGGAACCACGGCCGGGACGAGCCCCAACAGTTTTGGCGGGGGAACGGCCGGCCACGCACCGTTTCCAAACGGCAGGCCGATGACGCTATTTACGGCGTGGCTCAGACCGCCGAGGACGGCCGCAACGATGCCGGCGGACATGATTTGGACGAGCGGCAGTTTAATGGCCAGGCTGGCGCAGGTTGCCATCAACGCTGCAGCCCAGAACGAGCCGGTTATCCAGTCGGCCGCCGCTCCGCCGGGCGCAAGCACCTCGGCAGCCGTCAAACCAGCCATCACGATCCACGCCCCCCACGCGACCGCTCGCCAAGGGGCGGTTGGTTGGTGGGGGGACCATTCTGGAGCATTGGAGCCGGCGAGCACGGGCGGGAGCGTAACAGTGGGCGGTCGCCATCGCAGTGCGAAAATTGGCACACTGGCTGGAAACGAGACACGCAACGGACGCGAACCGTCAGTTGCGGGCGGTTTCCGACCTTGTCGAGTGGCGTTGAAGCTGCTTTGCTCAAGCGCGATTCGATTCATGAAACTTGAAGCAGCCATCCGCGAAATAAAGACGTGCGCCGACCAGATGAATGCCCGCTACGGGCGCATGGTGTTTGACGAGTGGGCGATTGTGTCACTGGCGGACGGCAAGGCGAAGCTCGTCCATTACCTCGGACCGCGCCTGGCGGGCTTCCAGCGGAATTTTGCCGCTGATGCCGCCGGCCTGCGGGAGGGTTTTTCCGCCCAGAACTACGCGGTCGGAGACTTTGAGTTTTCCCGGCACGGCGTCGGCACCAGTTTTGAGTCCTTCATGGTCATAGGCCCGGGGCTCTATTTGATCTGCAACAACACCGCACTGTCCATGGACATGATCGCGAAGGAATCGACGTGGCTGGCCGCGCAGGTGCCATTCGCTGAACTCGGTGACAAATTCAGGGCCGATCCGCTGGCGGTTT
This DNA window, taken from Verrucomicrobiia bacterium, encodes the following:
- a CDS encoding carotenoid biosynthesis protein; its protein translation is MAGLTAAEVLAPGGAAADWITGSFWAAALMATCASLAIKLPLVQIMSAGIVAAVLGGLSHAVNSVIGLPFGNGAWPAVPPPKLLGLVPAVVPIIWTVAALNARDAARALLHSHRAHSHHGYRVIALATLLTTLFGFGFATTGATDGHSPGAWIFLLAGWSIISLLIQTLMTPLLIDKFPQTRPANSMPLWVWCALSLRFAGVLLRHNEWAPATVMAAGALFAVGSLPGRR